The candidate division WOR-3 bacterium sequence TTCAGAGAGGGTGTTATAACCGAAAATTCTGAAATAACAATAAAAGACCCTACTCCTTTTGTCGATGAACCGGAGAGAATTCCTAATCAAATATACGAGAAAAATCTTTTTTCAAGAAAACTGGTTGAGTTGAATTTTTACAACGATTTCAGCAAAAACGTACTCTCTCAGTTGCCTGAAAATTTCACAATTTCGGAGCTTGATGAGAAGATTGAAAAAGCAAAGCACGGATTTCAAAGGTCGGGGGGAGACATAGAACTCACCGCCAGAAATCTTCTCGTTTTGGCCTATTCAAACTACGAGGTCACATTCGAAAAGGATCAAAAAACATCCGAAAAGGCAATTTTCCCGTTTTCACCGAGCCACAGCAACGGAATAGAAGACGCGCGGTTTGTAATGTTTTCCGAAGAGGACAATAATAATCTTTATTACGCGACATACACGGCTTTTGACGGAAAGACAATCCTCCCTCAACTCATAGAGACGGAAGATTTTGTTTCTTTCAAGTTCATTACATTGAACGGACCCGCGGCTAAAAACAAAGGACTTGCGCTTTTCCCAAAGAAAATAAACGGTCTTTATGCGATGCTCTCACGGCAGGACAACGAGAACCTTTTCCTGATGTATTCGGACAACATCCATTTTTGGTACGATCCGAAGATTTTAATGAAACCGACTTACTCCTGGGAATTTGTCCAGCTTGGAAATTGCGGGTCTCCAATTGAGACCGATCAGGGTTGGATCGTTCTTAGCCATGGCGTTGGTCCGATGAGAAAATACTGCATAGGAGCTTTTTTGCTGGACAAGGAAAATCCGGAAAAGGTCATTGGAAGGCTTAAATATCCTTTGTTAGAGCCCGGCGAAAACGAGAGGGAGGGATACGTTCCTAACGTAGTCTATACCTGCGGAGCGCTCATCCACAGAGAAAATTTAATCATACCGTACGCCATGTCGGATTACGCCACAGGCTTTGCGGTAGTCGAAGTCGAAAATCTCGTAAAAGCAATGACATCCGGCTGATGAAAGTCGCTGTACTCGCCCCGATAGCTTGGAGAACACCTCCCCGTCATTACGGACCTTGGGAAAGGTTTTGCTCTCTGTTGACGGAAGAGCTCGTTTGTCTCGGATTGGATGTCACTTTGTTTGCCACGGGTGATTCAGTCACAAAAGCTAAACTTGAATGGGTTTGCCCGAGGGGATACGAAGAGGACAAAAGCATGGATGCCAAGGTCTGGGAGAGTATTCACATATCAAACTGCTTTGAAAAGGCTTCCGGTTTTGACTTAATACACAACAATTTCGACTTTTTGCCACTTACATATTCTAACCTCGTCAAGACGCCTGTTTTGACGACGATTCACGGATTTTCCTCGGATAAAATCTTAAGGGTATATGAAAAATATGACAGAACTAATTACTATGTCTCCATAAGCGATTCCGACAGATCCCCTCTTCTTCATTACGAGAAGACGATTCACCACGGAATAGACCTGGAAAATTTCACATTCAGAGAAAAACCCGGAGGTGACTATCTGCTTTATTTCGGCAGGTTCCACCGTGACAAAGGCGCCAGAGAGGCAATTGAGATATCCAAAACAACAGGTAAAAAACTGCTTATGGCGGGTATAGTCCAGGACAGAAACTATTTTGACGAGTTCGTCAGACCTTTTATCGCAGAAGGTAAAATAGAATTTCTGGGAAGCGTCGGGCCCGAACAGAGGGACAAATTGCTCGGCAATGCATTGGCGCTTCTTCATCCTATAAATTTCGACGAACCGTTCGGCTTTTCAGTGGTCGAAGCCATGGCTTGCGGAACACCAGTGATAGCGTTTAACAGGGGCAGTATGCCTGAAATAATTGAAGACGGCAGAACTGG is a genomic window containing:
- a CDS encoding glycoside hydrolase family 130 protein; protein product: MLVERKGLILQPSHERVLIRPFIPENSARREKIISRVMNLSEKSTSELLKQIIDEFKTRHQDIKSVFRKNYENVRRWTITDMPLSEDRELLIGAYFTQEYSLESAALFNPSIVPHPNQKNLAKGSLRFILSLRATGEGHISSIVFREGVITENSEITIKDPTPFVDEPERIPNQIYEKNLFSRKLVELNFYNDFSKNVLSQLPENFTISELDEKIEKAKHGFQRSGGDIELTARNLLVLAYSNYEVTFEKDQKTSEKAIFPFSPSHSNGIEDARFVMFSEEDNNNLYYATYTAFDGKTILPQLIETEDFVSFKFITLNGPAAKNKGLALFPKKINGLYAMLSRQDNENLFLMYSDNIHFWYDPKILMKPTYSWEFVQLGNCGSPIETDQGWIVLSHGVGPMRKYCIGAFLLDKENPEKVIGRLKYPLLEPGENEREGYVPNVVYTCGALIHRENLIIPYAMSDYATGFAVVEVENLVKAMTSG
- a CDS encoding glycosyltransferase family 4 protein translates to MKVAVLAPIAWRTPPRHYGPWERFCSLLTEELVCLGLDVTLFATGDSVTKAKLEWVCPRGYEEDKSMDAKVWESIHISNCFEKASGFDLIHNNFDFLPLTYSNLVKTPVLTTIHGFSSDKILRVYEKYDRTNYYVSISDSDRSPLLHYEKTIHHGIDLENFTFREKPGGDYLLYFGRFHRDKGAREAIEISKTTGKKLLMAGIVQDRNYFDEFVRPFIAEGKIEFLGSVGPEQRDKLLGNALALLHPINFDEPFGFSVVEAMACGTPVIAFNRGSMPEIIEDGRTGFLVCNTKEASDSVFRLGSIKRVECRKAAEKRFSRRKMAVEYVDVYKRIFLKGKTDEKTDNQKI